A DNA window from Capnocytophaga sp. ARDL2 contains the following coding sequences:
- a CDS encoding GyrI-like domain-containing protein produces MNTKSTQADYHERINKVLEYIGNHLDEKIELKTLAEIANFSEFHFHRIFKAFVNESVGAYITRLRVEASAILLRYSNLSVEQISERVGYEMVSSLSKSFKKFYDVSPTEYRNNKTLYIMRKEEFITEIKLKAPKIIDLEPKKVIYIALTGTYGTLNYGDTYVKLWAFVKENKLFTAGIEHICISHDDPKITEGDKQRSDICLAIHKPAKPQGEVGVKEIEGGKYAVFHYQGAYDNLGKVYDTIFGKWLPESGYELRSIVPFEKYLNDARKTPPEKLKTEIYLPIK; encoded by the coding sequence ATGAATACAAAATCCACACAAGCGGACTATCACGAACGAATAAACAAAGTACTCGAATATATCGGCAATCATTTAGATGAAAAAATAGAACTGAAAACCCTTGCCGAAATTGCCAATTTTTCGGAGTTTCATTTCCATCGTATTTTCAAAGCCTTTGTAAATGAATCTGTTGGTGCTTATATTACGCGTCTGCGGGTAGAGGCTTCGGCGATTTTGCTCCGATATTCTAATCTATCGGTTGAGCAGATTTCGGAAAGAGTTGGTTATGAGATGGTTTCGTCCTTGTCCAAATCCTTTAAAAAGTTTTATGATGTAAGTCCTACCGAATACAGAAACAATAAAACATTATATATTATGAGAAAAGAAGAATTTATCACTGAAATCAAACTAAAAGCTCCAAAAATCATTGATTTAGAGCCGAAAAAAGTCATTTATATTGCCCTTACAGGAACTTACGGAACACTCAATTACGGCGATACTTACGTCAAACTTTGGGCTTTCGTTAAGGAAAATAAGCTCTTTACGGCAGGTATTGAACATATTTGCATCTCGCACGATGACCCCAAAATTACGGAGGGAGACAAACAGCGGTCAGACATCTGTTTGGCGATTCACAAACCTGCCAAGCCTCAGGGCGAGGTTGGGGTGAAAGAAATTGAGGGAGGCAAATACGCCGTTTTTCACTATCAGGGTGCGTACGACAATTTAGGGAAAGTGTACGACACAATTTTTGGAAAATGGTTGCCCGAAAGCGGTTACGAACTTCGCAGTATTGTTCCGTTTGAAAAATATTTGAACGATGCCCGAAAAACACCGCCTGAAAAACTTAAAACAGAAATTTATTTACCTATAAAATAA